Proteins encoded by one window of Thunnus thynnus chromosome 3, fThuThy2.1, whole genome shotgun sequence:
- the dusp5 gene encoding dual specificity protein phosphatase 5: MKVSNIDCRRLRKIIRKEYASCLIVDCRPYFSFTNSNIKDSVNVNLNSVVVRRSRGGPVPLQFVIPDERALLRLREGSISAIVALDDRTSHWQKLKKDSVAQIVINTLSHLASGANICFLKGGYENFHSQYPELCTEVKTIDQSGTETEKRVNSHSEKLSHHKPDYDQGKPVEILPFLYLGSAYHASRQDYLSDLHITALLNVSRRDLQPAKGHYDYKWIPVEDSHMADISSHFQEAIEFIDHVKQSGGKVLVHCEAGISRSPTICMAYIMRTQQLRLDAAFDIIKQRRAVISPNFSFMGQLLQFESEVLSTAPVYAATPEPATPCAPESASFFANDFATTFNTKNFEPSVFALPTSCLQSPVHHQFKLSPITALP, encoded by the exons ATGAAAGTCTCCAACATAGACTGCCGGCGTCTGAGGAAGATCATCAGGAAGGAGTACGCGAGCTGCCTTATTGTGGATTGCCGACCTTATTTCTCATTCACGAACTCCAACATCAAAGACTCTGTCAATGTCAATCTTAACTCAGTGGTGGTCCGGAGGTCTCGAGGAGGGCCGGTGCCACTGCAGTTTGTCATCCCAGATGAGAGAGCCCTTCTCAGGCTTCGAGAGGGGAGCATATCGGCTATCGTAGCTCTGGATGACCGGACGTCCCACtggcaaaaactgaaaaaggacAGTGTAGCACAAATAGTAATAAACACCCTCTCACATCTTGCGAGCGGGGCAAACATCTGTTTCCTGAAAG gaGGATACGAGAACTTCCACTCTCAATATCCTGAACTTTGCACTGAGGTGAAAACCATCGACCAGAGCGGAACTGAAACCGAGAAAAGAGTCAACAGCCACAGCGAGAAGCTTTCTCACCACAAACCAGATTATGATCAG GGTAAACCTGTAGAGATCCTGCCTTTCCTCTACCTCGGTAGTGCCTACCACGCCTCCAGACAGGACTATCTCAGCGACCTTCACATCACGGCCTTGCTCAATGTGTCGCGCAGAGACCTGCAGCCGGCCAAGGGCCACTACGACTACAAGTGGATCCCAGTGGAGGATAGCCACATGGCCGACATCAGCTCTCACTTCCAGGAGGCCATAGAATTTATTG ATCACGTGAAGCAATCAGGGGGAAAGGTCCTGGTCCACTGTGAAGCAGGCATCTCCCGCTCCCCTACCATCTGCATGGCATACATCATGAGGACCCAGCAGCTCAGACTGGATGCTGCCTTCGACATCATCAAGCAGCGCCGGGCAGTCATTTCACCCAACTTTAGTTTCATGGGTCAGCTGCTGCAGTTTGAGTCAGAGGTCCTCTCCACAGCCCCGGTTTATGCTGCCACACCTGAACCAGCCACGCCCTGCGCCCCGGAGTCTGCCTCCTTTTTTGCCAACGACTTCGCCACCACCTTCAACACCAAAAACTTTGAGCCATCCGTGTTCGCCCTCCCTACCTCTTGCCTGCAGTCCCCGGTCCACCACCAGTTCAAACTGAGCCCAATAACTGCACTGCCTTAA